In one window of Nicotiana tabacum cultivar K326 chromosome 12, ASM71507v2, whole genome shotgun sequence DNA:
- the LOC107827612 gene encoding DEAD-box ATP-dependent RNA helicase 36 — MEYEEQVLVDQNFPLFSRKTKPTTRNPVPAPAAVAAAENPKQQLLKETNSSPTPNHITFSDLGLAEWAVQTCKELGMKKPTPVQHHCIPRILSGQDVLGLAQTGSGKTAAFALPILHRLAEDPYGVSCLVITPTRELAFQLAEQFRALGSCLNLRCAVVVGGMDMITQTKTLMQRPHVVIATPGRIKVLIEQNPDIPPVFSRTKFLVLDEADRVLDVGFEEELRAIFQCLPNNRQTLLFSATMTSNLQTLLELSANKAYFYEAYEGFKTVESLKQQYIFIPKNVKDVYLQYILSKLEDLGVRSAIIFVSTCRCCQLLGLLLEELEMDAAALHSYKSQSLRLSALHKFKSGQVPILVATDVASRGLDIPTVDLVINYDIPRYPQDYVHRVGRTARAGRGGLAVSFITQNDVDLIHEIEAVLGKQLEKFECKENEVLADITKVYKARRVASMKMMDDGFEEKAESRKAQKVKMQHERKGRNKKQKRERGAKDV; from the exons ATGGAATACGAAGAACAAGTTCTTGTAGATCAAAACTTCCCCTTATTCTCCCGCAAAACTAAACCCACGACCCGAAACCCGGTTCCTGCCCCAGCCGCCGTCGCCGCCGCCGAAAACCCCAAGCAGCAGCTTCTCAAGGAGACCAACTCTAGTCCCACACCTAATCACATCACCTTCTCCGACTTGGGCCTCGCCGAATGGGCAGTCCAAACCTGTAAAGAACTGGGCATGAAAAAGCCAACACCTGTACAGCACCACTGCATCCCTAGAATCCTCTCCGGCCAAGATGTATTAGGTTTAGCTCAGACCGGTAGTGGTAAAACGGCGGCGTTTGCATTGCCCATTCTCCACCGCCTTGCTGAAGATCCTTACGGAGTGTCCTGTTTGGTGATCACACCCACGCGCGAGCTCGCTTTCCAGCTGGCAGAGCAGTTTCGGGCCTTGGGTTCCTGCTTGAATTTGCGGTGCGCTGTGGTGGTGGGAGGTATGGATATGATAACCCAGACCAAGACTCTGATGCAAAGACCGCACGTGGTCATAGCTACTCCCGGTAGGATTAAGGTTCTCATTGAACAGAATCCTGATATTCCCCCCGTCTTCTCCAGAACTAAG TTCCTTGTGTTGGATGAAGCAGATAGAGTTCTAGACGTAGGGTTTGAAGAGGAATTAAGGGCAATATTTCAGTGCTTGCCAAATAATCGACAAACTCTTCTATTCTCTGCAACAATGACTAGCAACCTACAGACACTACTTGAACTTTCTGCAAACAAGGCGTATTTCTATGAGGCATATGAGGGATTCAAGACGGTAGAGTCGCTTAAGCAGCAGTACATTTTTATTCCCAAGAATGTGAAGGATGTCTATCTGCAATACATTTTATCCAAACTCGAAGATTTGGGTGTTCGCTCTGCCATCATTTTTGTTTCCACCTGCAG GTGCTGTCAGCTTTTGGGTTTGTTATTGGAAGAACTCGAAATGGATGCTGCGGCATTGCATTCATACAAGTCCCAGTCACTGAGGCTTTCTGCACTTCATAAATTCAAATCTGGGCAGGTCCCAATATTGGTTGCTACTGATGTTGCCAGTCGCGGTTTAGACATTCCGACGGTTGATCTGGTGATAAATTATGACATCCCAAG GTATCCACAGGATTATGTTCATCGTGTTGGACGTACGGCAAGAGCTGGACGAGGTGGACTTGCTGTCAGCTTTATCACTCAG AATGACGTGGATCTCATTCATGAAATAGAAGCCGTGCTCGGGAAACAATTGGAGAAATTTGAATGCAAAGAGAATGAGGTGCTTGCTGATATCACAAAG GTTTACAAGGCTAGGCGTGTCGCATCAATGAAGATGATGGATGATGGCTTTGAGGAGAAAGCAGAAAGTCGTAAAGCTCAGAAAGTGAAAATGCAACACGAGAGAAAGGGAAGGAATAAAAAGCAGAAAAGAGAAAGAGGAGCAAAAGACGTATAA